A window from Camelus dromedarius isolate mCamDro1 chromosome 9, mCamDro1.pat, whole genome shotgun sequence encodes these proteins:
- the ZNF875 gene encoding zinc finger protein 875 isoform X1, translating into MASRLLKAKKEAFVAFGDVAVDFTQEEWRLLSPAQRTLHREVMMETYSHLISLEIPFSKPKLISQLERGEEPWKEERQSLLRLCPAGSKLETQPCFPCPPAFSSQQALSQHVWLSHLPQLFSSLRAGNHLHPGKPYSEDQEQQQEQLFDQTCLSNKADLQEREEDFKPVCGRESRSRTLEVFSSAPEEQPVRAKEDNLVVDVGPSPEEILCGLEVSGFGAIRYGELGLGFIKESNQLSLQKTHTGETPYMYTEWRQGFSSMSVLIKNQRTHSAEKPYVCRECGRGFTWKSNLVTHQRTHSGEKPYVCKECGRGFTWKSNLFTHQRTHSGVRPYMCKECGQSFSLKSNLITHQRAHSGEKPYVCRECGRAFRQHSHLIRHKRIHSGEKPYVCRECEQGFSQKSHLIRHLRTHTGEKPYVCTECGRHFSWKSNLKTHQRTHSGVKPYVCLECGQCFSLKSNLNKHQRSHTGEKPFVCRECGRAFTRKSTLITHQRTHSGEKPFVCRECGRGFNDKSTLISHQRTHSGEKPFMCRECGRRFSQKPNLFRHKRAHSGDTPFVCRECGQGFCDKLTLITHQRAHSGGKPHVCRECGQGFSRQSHLIRHQRIHSGEKPYVCRKCGRGFSRKSNLIRHQRTHSG; encoded by the exons ATGGCCTCGAGGCtcctgaaagccaagaaagag GCATTCGTGGCGTTCGGGGATGTGGCTGTGGACTTCACCCAGGAGGAGTGGAGGTTGTTGAGCCCTGCTCAGAGGACCCTGCACAGGGAGGTGATGATGGAGACTTACAGCCACTTGATCTCACTGG aaattccattttccaaaccaAAACTCATTTCTCAGCTGGAGCGAGGGGAAGAGCcctggaaagaggagagacaaaGTCTCCTGAGACTCTGCCCAG CAGGATCAAAGCTGGAAACTCAGCCTTGTTTCCCCTGTCCTCCGGCATTCTCTAGTCAGCAAGCCCTCAGCCAACATGTGTGGCTCAGTCATCTCCCTCAGCTGTTCTCAAGTTTACGTGCAGGAAATCATCTCCACCCAGGGAAACCCTATTCAGAAGATCAGGaacagcagcaggagcagctctTTGATCAAACCTGCTTGAGCAACAAAGCAGACCttcaagagagagaagaagatTTCAAGCCCGTGTgtgggagagaaagcagaagcCGGACTTTGGAGGTGTTCTCCAGCGCCCCGGAAGAACAGCCAGTAAGGGCCAAGGAAGACAACTTAGTGGTGGATGTAGGGCCCAGCCCAGAGGAAATACTGTGTGGTTTAGAAGTCTCAGGATTTGGAGCAATCAGATATGGAGAGCTTGGGCTAGGCTTTATCAAGGAGTCAAACCAGCTCAGCCTCCAGAAGACACACACGGGGGAGACACCTTACATGTACACGGAGTGGAGACAAGGCTTTAGCAGTATGTCAGTCCTCATCAAAAACCAGAGGACACACTCTGCAGAAAAGCCTTATGTGTGCAGGGAATGTGGGCGAGGCTTTACCTGGAAATCAAACCTCGTCACCCACCAGAGGACACACTCAGGGGAGAAACCTTATGTGTGCAAGGAATGTGGACGAGGCTTTACCTGGAAGTCAAACCTCTTCACACATCAGCGGACACACTCAGGGGTCAGGCCTTACATGTGCAAGGAATGTGGGCAGAGCTTTAGCCTGAAGTCGAACCTCATCACACACCAGAGGGCACACTCTGGGGAGAAGCCTTATGTTTGCAGGGAATGTGGGCGAGCCTTTCGCCAGCATTCACACCTCATCAGACATAAGAGGATACATTCAGGAGAGAAGCCTTATGTTTGCAGGGAATGTGAGCAAGGCTTTAGCCAGAAGTCACACCTCATTAGACACTTAAGgacacacacaggagagaagcctTATGTGTGCACAGAATGTGGGCGTCACTTTAGCTGGAAATCAAACCTCAAGACACACCAGCGAACACACTCAGGGGTTAAACCTTATGTGTGCCTGGAGTGTGGGCAGTGCTTTAGCCTGAAGTCAAACCTCAACAAACACCAGAGGTCACACACTGGGGAGAAGCCATTTGTATGCAGGGAGTGTGGGAGAGCATTCACCCGGAAATCAACCCTCATCACACACCAGAGGACGCACTCCGGGGAGAAGCCATTTGTATGCAGGGAGTGTGGCCGAGGCTTTAACGATAAGTCAACCCTCATCTCACACCAGAGGACACACTCAGGGGAAAAGCCTTTCATGTGCAGGGAGTGTGGCAGAAGGTTTAGCCAGAAGCCAAACCTGTTTCGGCACAAGAGGGCACACTCAGGTGATACACCCTTTGTGTGCAGGGAGTGTGGGCAAGGCTTTTGTGATAAGTTAACTCTCATTACACACCAGAGGGCACACTCAGGGGGGAAGCCCCATGTGTGCAGGGAGTGTGGACAGGGCTTTAGCCGGCAGTCACACCTAATTAGACACCAGAGGATACATTCAGGAGAGAAGCCTTATGTTTGTAGGAAGTGTGGGCGAGGATTTAGTCGGAAATCAAACCTCATCAGGCATCAGAGGACACACTCAGGATAG
- the ZNF875 gene encoding zinc finger protein 875 isoform X2 encodes MASRLLKAKKEAFVAFGDVAVDFTQEEWRLLSPAQRTLHREVMMETYSHLISLEIPFSKPKLISQLERGEEPWKEERQSLLRLCPGSKLETQPCFPCPPAFSSQQALSQHVWLSHLPQLFSSLRAGNHLHPGKPYSEDQEQQQEQLFDQTCLSNKADLQEREEDFKPVCGRESRSRTLEVFSSAPEEQPVRAKEDNLVVDVGPSPEEILCGLEVSGFGAIRYGELGLGFIKESNQLSLQKTHTGETPYMYTEWRQGFSSMSVLIKNQRTHSAEKPYVCRECGRGFTWKSNLVTHQRTHSGEKPYVCKECGRGFTWKSNLFTHQRTHSGVRPYMCKECGQSFSLKSNLITHQRAHSGEKPYVCRECGRAFRQHSHLIRHKRIHSGEKPYVCRECEQGFSQKSHLIRHLRTHTGEKPYVCTECGRHFSWKSNLKTHQRTHSGVKPYVCLECGQCFSLKSNLNKHQRSHTGEKPFVCRECGRAFTRKSTLITHQRTHSGEKPFVCRECGRGFNDKSTLISHQRTHSGEKPFMCRECGRRFSQKPNLFRHKRAHSGDTPFVCRECGQGFCDKLTLITHQRAHSGGKPHVCRECGQGFSRQSHLIRHQRIHSGEKPYVCRKCGRGFSRKSNLIRHQRTHSG; translated from the exons ATGGCCTCGAGGCtcctgaaagccaagaaagag GCATTCGTGGCGTTCGGGGATGTGGCTGTGGACTTCACCCAGGAGGAGTGGAGGTTGTTGAGCCCTGCTCAGAGGACCCTGCACAGGGAGGTGATGATGGAGACTTACAGCCACTTGATCTCACTGG aaattccattttccaaaccaAAACTCATTTCTCAGCTGGAGCGAGGGGAAGAGCcctggaaagaggagagacaaaGTCTCCTGAGACTCTGCCCAG GATCAAAGCTGGAAACTCAGCCTTGTTTCCCCTGTCCTCCGGCATTCTCTAGTCAGCAAGCCCTCAGCCAACATGTGTGGCTCAGTCATCTCCCTCAGCTGTTCTCAAGTTTACGTGCAGGAAATCATCTCCACCCAGGGAAACCCTATTCAGAAGATCAGGaacagcagcaggagcagctctTTGATCAAACCTGCTTGAGCAACAAAGCAGACCttcaagagagagaagaagatTTCAAGCCCGTGTgtgggagagaaagcagaagcCGGACTTTGGAGGTGTTCTCCAGCGCCCCGGAAGAACAGCCAGTAAGGGCCAAGGAAGACAACTTAGTGGTGGATGTAGGGCCCAGCCCAGAGGAAATACTGTGTGGTTTAGAAGTCTCAGGATTTGGAGCAATCAGATATGGAGAGCTTGGGCTAGGCTTTATCAAGGAGTCAAACCAGCTCAGCCTCCAGAAGACACACACGGGGGAGACACCTTACATGTACACGGAGTGGAGACAAGGCTTTAGCAGTATGTCAGTCCTCATCAAAAACCAGAGGACACACTCTGCAGAAAAGCCTTATGTGTGCAGGGAATGTGGGCGAGGCTTTACCTGGAAATCAAACCTCGTCACCCACCAGAGGACACACTCAGGGGAGAAACCTTATGTGTGCAAGGAATGTGGACGAGGCTTTACCTGGAAGTCAAACCTCTTCACACATCAGCGGACACACTCAGGGGTCAGGCCTTACATGTGCAAGGAATGTGGGCAGAGCTTTAGCCTGAAGTCGAACCTCATCACACACCAGAGGGCACACTCTGGGGAGAAGCCTTATGTTTGCAGGGAATGTGGGCGAGCCTTTCGCCAGCATTCACACCTCATCAGACATAAGAGGATACATTCAGGAGAGAAGCCTTATGTTTGCAGGGAATGTGAGCAAGGCTTTAGCCAGAAGTCACACCTCATTAGACACTTAAGgacacacacaggagagaagcctTATGTGTGCACAGAATGTGGGCGTCACTTTAGCTGGAAATCAAACCTCAAGACACACCAGCGAACACACTCAGGGGTTAAACCTTATGTGTGCCTGGAGTGTGGGCAGTGCTTTAGCCTGAAGTCAAACCTCAACAAACACCAGAGGTCACACACTGGGGAGAAGCCATTTGTATGCAGGGAGTGTGGGAGAGCATTCACCCGGAAATCAACCCTCATCACACACCAGAGGACGCACTCCGGGGAGAAGCCATTTGTATGCAGGGAGTGTGGCCGAGGCTTTAACGATAAGTCAACCCTCATCTCACACCAGAGGACACACTCAGGGGAAAAGCCTTTCATGTGCAGGGAGTGTGGCAGAAGGTTTAGCCAGAAGCCAAACCTGTTTCGGCACAAGAGGGCACACTCAGGTGATACACCCTTTGTGTGCAGGGAGTGTGGGCAAGGCTTTTGTGATAAGTTAACTCTCATTACACACCAGAGGGCACACTCAGGGGGGAAGCCCCATGTGTGCAGGGAGTGTGGACAGGGCTTTAGCCGGCAGTCACACCTAATTAGACACCAGAGGATACATTCAGGAGAGAAGCCTTATGTTTGTAGGAAGTGTGGGCGAGGATTTAGTCGGAAATCAAACCTCATCAGGCATCAGAGGACACACTCAGGATAG